From the genome of Leptodactylus fuscus isolate aLepFus1 chromosome 1, aLepFus1.hap2, whole genome shotgun sequence, one region includes:
- the LOC142210774 gene encoding perilipin-2-like produces MAETVEQQQQQNVVVRLINLPLVSSTYDMVSSAYVTTKENHPYLKSVCDVAEKSVKTITSVAITSAMPILQKLEPQIALANNIACVGLDRIEEKLPILYQPSGEVVANASGVVTGAKDAAVQSITGVIDKTKGAVQDSVEMTKAVVNGSINTVLGSNVVKIVSSRVDNALTQSETLLEQYLPPTDEELAKEATKTECLELSKDKPSYYLRLRSLSTKARKRAYQQALTRIKDAKCRSQEAIAQLQNTVDLIEYARRNMNGANQKVHDAQEKIYNKWVEWTKGTEQETSGESPEQIESRTLTIARNLSQQLQTTCLSLVSSVQGLPQNIQNKAQNVSAMAADVYQNFRSASSVREMSDSLLATTRDQFTKIKDSMDEMMDYFVNNTTLSWLVGPFYPQVVYRKYGENEVDGEDSANQED; encoded by the exons ATGGCTGAAACTgtggagcagcagcagcaacag aatgtggTGGTAAGGTTAATCAACCTCCCATTGGTGAGCTCAACTTATGATATGGTGTCATCTGCCTATGTGACCACCAAAGAGAACCATCCGTACCTGAAGTCTGTATGTGATGTTGCGGAGAAGAGTGTGAAGACTATCACATCTGTGGCAATAACCAGTGCCATGCCAATCCTACAGAAACTTGAGCCTCAAA TTGCTCTGGCTAACAACATTGCCTGTGTTGGGCTGGATAGGATTGAAGAGAAGCTGCCTATTCTTTATCAGCCTTCTGGGGAG GTTGTGGCTAATGCCTCAGGAGTGGTGACTGGGGCCAAAGATGCTGCTGTTCAGAGTATCACCGGAGTAATTGATAAAACCAAGGGAGCTGTGCAGGACAGTGTGGAGATGACTAAGGCTGTTGTAAATGGCAGCATTAACACTGTTCTTGGGAGCAATGTAGTGAAAATTGTGAGCAGTCGTGTAGATAATGCACTAACCCAGTCTGAGACTCTTCTGGAACAATACTTGCCACCAACTGATGAAGAGTTAG CTAAGGAAGCAACTAAAACAGAATGCCTTGAATTGTCAAAAGACAAACCTAGCTATTATCTTCGCTTGAGATCCCTGTCTACCAAGGCGCGCAAGCGTGCTTATCAACAAGCTTTGACCCGGATCAAGGATGCTAAGTGCAGAAGTCAGGAAGCAATTGCTCAGCTTCAGAATACAGTTGATCTG ATTGAATATGCAAGAAGGAACATGAATGGTGCTAATCAGAAAGTCCATGATGCTCAGGAGAAGATCTACAATAAGTGGGTGGAGTGGACAAAAGGCACAGAACAAGAAACTAGTGGAGAAAGCCCTGAG CAAATTGAATCCCGCACGCTAACTATTGCCCGGAATCTCTCTCAACAACTGCAAACCACATGTCTGTCTCTGGTCTCCAGCGTTCAAGGTCTCCCACAAAACATCCAGAACAAGGCTCAGAATGTTAGCGCCATGGCTGCAGACGTCTATCAAAACTTCCGTTCTGCCTCTTCCGTCAGAGAAATGTCAGACAGCCTCTTAGCCACCACTAGGGACCAGTTCACAAAAATAAAGGATTCTATGGATGAAATGATGGACTACTTTGTTAACAACACTACGCTAAGTTGGCTGGTAGGTCCTTTTTACCCACAGGTGGTTTACAGGAAATATGGGGAGAATGAAGTTGATGGGGAAGACTCTGCCAACCAAGAAGATTGA